The genomic interval GGCCGCGCCGGGCGCCCTCGCCGTCCTGGTGGCGCTCACGGTGGCCGCCGCCGCCGTGCCGGTCGTGGCGGCCTGGTTCACCAAGGGCATGCTCGACGAATTGGCCAGCCCGCGACCGGCCTGGTCCGCCCTGGCCGGCATCGTCGCCGGGCTCCTGGTCGCCGGCCTGGTCGGCGCGGTGCAGCCGCACCTGTCGGAGTACGTGCAGGAAGACCTCGGACGCCGGGCGAGCCTCGTCGCGCAGGACCGGTTGTACCGCGCGGTCAACCGCTTCCAGGGGCTCGGCCGGTTCGAGGACCCCGACTTCCTCGACCGGCTCCGGATGGCCCAGCAGACCGGCCAGGAGACGCCGGGCCAGATCATCCTGACCGCGCTCGGACTGGTCCGGACCAGCGTCACCATGGTCGGCTTCTTCGGCATGCTGCTGGTGGTCGCCCCGCAGATGGCCTGGATCGTCGTGCTGGGCGCCGTACCCACCTTCGTCGGGGAGGTGCGGCTCGCCCGGCGGCGGGTCCGGACGACCCTCGAAATCACCGCGCTGGAACGGCGGGAGACGTTCTACGCCCGACTCCTCGGTGACGTGGCCGCCGCCAAGGAGATCCGGCTGTTCCACCTCGGCGACCACCTGCGTCGGCGGATGAGGCGCGACCGTACGTCGATCAACCTGCTACACCGGCGGATGGACCGGTGGACGCTGCTCACCCAGGGCGGACTGGCCCTGGCGGCGGCCGGGATCGCGGCCGCCGGGCTGTTCTGGGCGGTACGCTCCGCCGTGGCCGGCACGCTGACCGTGGGGGACGTCTCCGTCTTCGTGGCGGCGGTGGCGTCGGTGCAGACCAGCCTCGGCGCAATGGCGACCGGCCTGGCCGTCGGGCACCAGCATCTGCTGATCTTCGAGCGGTACCTCGACGTCGTCCGCGCCGGTCCCGACCTGCCGCCGGCCGGGTCGCCCCGGCCGCTGCCCGGGTTGCGCCGTGGCATCGTGTTGCGCGACGTCTGGTTCCGCTATTCCGACGACCATCCGTGGATCCTGCGCGGTGTGGACCTGACCATCCCCTGCGGCCAGGCGGTCGCGCTGGTCGGGGTCAACGGCGCCGGCAAGAGCACGCTGGTGAAGCTGCTGTGCCGCTTCTACGACCCGACCCGCGGCGCCATCCTCTGGGACGGCGTCGACCTGCGGGAGGTGCCGGTGGAGTCGCTGCGCGAGCGGCTCAGCGGCATCTTCCAGGATTTCATGCACTACGACCTCACCGTCCGCGACAACATCGCCTTCGGCGACCTGGCGGTGGCCGACGACGAGCCGGCGGTGACCCGGGCCGCCGAGCGCGCCGGGATCCACACCGTCCTCGCCGGGCTGCCGAACGGTTACGACACCATGCTGACCCGGCTCTTCGCCGACGACAGCGCGCAGGCGGGCGTGGTGCTCTCCGGCGGCCAGTGGCAGCGGGTGGCACTCGCCCGCGCGCTCGTCCGGGACGAGCGGGACCTGCTCATCCTGGACGAGCCGAGCGCGGGGCTCGACGCCGAGGCCGAGTACGAGATCCATCACCGGCTGCGCGAGCACCGGGCCGGGCAGACGAGCCTGCTCATCTCGCACCGGCTCGGCGCGGTCCGCGACGCCGACACGATCGTGGTGCTCGACGGTGGCGTGGTGATCGAGCAGGGCGACCACGACACGCTCGTCGCGGCGGACGGACACTACGCCCGGCTCTTCGCGATGCAGGCCGAGGGGTACGCGACCGTGGGGGCGCACCGGTGAGGACGGCGCTGGCGGTCTGCGGCCTGCTGATCGCGACGGGCGGCTGGGTCGGCTGGTTGCGCGCCCGGCTCGTCGTGGTCACGGTCGAGGGCGGCAGCATGGAACCGACGCTGCACGGCCGGGACCGGATCGTGGTCCGCCGCACGCCGGCCCGCCGGCTGCGGGTCGGCCAGATCGTGGTACTGGAGCAGCCGCGACCCGGGCCGCGACCCGGCGGTCCGACCTCCGGCGGCGGTATCCGAGGCCGTCGCTGGATGATCAAGCGCCTCGCCGCGCTCCCCGGCGACCCGCTGCCGCCCGGTGTCACAGTGGACGGTGGCGCCGCCTCGGTGCCGGCCGGCCGGGTGGTCGTGCTCGGCGACAACCGCGACGCCAGCACCGACTCGCGGACGTTCGGGCCGGTACCACTCGACCAGGTGCTCGGCGTCGCGCTGCGCCGATACGCCGGAGGCGGACCCATCATCGCGGAGACCCCTCACCGCCCGGCCGGGTCGGGCCCACCGGCCGCGGCCTGAGGCCCGGCACCGTCCACATCGGCCGGCCCGGTCCACAGGCCACTTCGGCCGCTGTGGATATTGAAGCTCTCCATCTCCCGTGGTACGCATACCTCACATGGGTCGACTGTCGGGGGAGGCGGCCATGCGGTTGACGGTGCGCGTGCTCGGTCCGATCGAGGTGCATCTGCCGAGCGGGATCCACCCGGTGCGGGGGTGCAAGCCGGTCAGCCTCCTCACCACCCTGCTGTCCCAGGCCAACCGGTCGGTCAGCCTGGACCGCCTGGTGGCGGCGCTGTGGGACGCGGAGCCGCCCCGCTCGGCGGTGGCCAACATCCGGACGTACGTGCAGATCCTGCGTGATCTCCTGCGCGGCAGCTCGGTACGGCTGGAGCGGGAGTCCGGAGGCTATCTGCTGCGGGTGACGGAGGCCGACTGCGACCATCTCAGTTTCGCCCAGCTCGTCACGGAGGCGTACGCCGAGACGGCCGGGCCGAGACGGACCATCGAACTGCTGGAGCGGGCCCTCCAGCTCTGGCGCGGCGCCGAAGCCGCGGCCGGGGTGCCCCGACACGGTGCGGTCGGCACCTGGTTGAACGCCCTGGACGAGCAACGGCTACGCGCGGTGGAACGCATCGCGGAGGCCCGGGTGGCGGTCGGCGAGCCGGACCGGGCGGTACGCGACCTGGACGACCTGTTGGCGGTCGCGCCGCTGCGCAGCCGGGCCTGGTGGCTCAAGATTCTCGCCCACCACCGCCTCGGCGAACACGACCTGGCACTGGCCGGCTACCGGTCGGCGGCGAGCGTCTTCCGCGACGAACTCGGCATCGAGCCGGACCCGGAGCTGACCGAGCTGTACCGGTCGCTGCTGAAGTGGGAGCCGGTCGCGATCGGTGGCGAGGCGACCCGACCGGCCGAGGTGACCCCGATCCGGCCGACGTCCGGCCCCGCCGCCAGCCCGCCGGCCGGTGACACCATCCCGACCCACGACGCGGCCCCGGCCGGTGACACCATCCCGACCGACGACGCGGCCCCGACCGGTGACGCCCGCCCCGTCGGCGGCGCCCCGCCGGGCCGGCCGGGCCGGCAGTACCGTCTCGTGGTCGCGACGCCCCGGCCGGAGTGGTACCCGATCGTGCACCGGGTGCCCGAGCCGCCGGCACTCGTCGGCCGGAACGAGGTCCTCGCCGAGCTGCGTGCCGCTCTGCTGACCCCGCATCGCGGCTCAGGGGCACGGGTCGAGGTCGTGCACGGTCCGCCGGGTGTGGGCACCTCGGCGCTCGCCCAGCGCGCCGCGCACGACCTGGCCGACGCGTACCCGGACGGGCAGCTCTATCTCGACCTGCGCGGGTGGCCGAGCGGGGGGCGCGCCGGTACCAGCCCGATCCAGGCGGTGCTGCGCCGGCTCAGCGTCGCCCAGTCGCCCGAGGACGTGCTGGAGGCCGGTGACCTGCTCCGTACCGCCAGCACCGGCCGGCGCCTGCTGCTGCTGGCGGACAACGTCAGCACACCCGCGGAAGTCCGGCCGCTGCTGTCCCTCGCGACCGGCTGTTGTCTGCTGATCACCTGTGGGTACCCGCTGGGTGTCATCCCGGCCGCCCAGCGGCTCGCGCTCCGGCCGCTCGGGGTGGCCGACTCGGCAGAGTTGCTCCGCGGCATGCTCGGGCGGGAGCGCGGCGGCGAGGAACTCGACCATCTCGCGGTGCTGTGTGGCGGGTTGCCGCTGGCGTTGCGCATCGCCGCGGCCCGGCTCATCGACCAGCCGACGCTGCCCGCCGCCGCGCTCATCAACCGGCTCCGGGACGACCGTCGGGCCCTCGGCGAGTTGGAGGTCGACGACCTGAGCCTCCGCTCCCGGCTGGTCGGTGTGCTCCGCACGCTCGGCGCCGAGGCCCGCGGGGCGTTCCCCCGGCTCGCGGAACGCGGGGAGTTCGCGCTGGCCGACGCGGCCCGCCGGCTCGGCGCCTCGGAGGCGACCACCGAGGCGGTGCTCGACGAGCTGGTCCGTACCCACCTGATGGTCTTCACCCAGCACGGCCGGTACCGGATGCCCAGGTTCGCCCGGCTGCTGGCGGAGGAGCTGCGCGCCCGGCCCCGGTACCCGATGCTGGCCGGCCCGTCCTCGGCCTAGCGGTCGGCTGCGGCGTCGATGCCGCCGCTGTCCTGGTGGGCGCTCGAAGACGTCCGGGCCGGCCGCGAGGCGGCCGGCCCGGAGATCGGGAACTTCGGAAATCAGACCAGGTCGAACCGGTCGAGGTTCATGACCTTGTCCCAGGCGGCCACGAAGTCACGCACGAACTTCTCGCTCGCGTCCGACGCGGCGTAGACCTCCGCGTTGGCCCGGAGCTGGGAGTGCGATCCGAGCACGAGGTCGACGGCGGTGGCCGTCCACCTGAGCTCGCCCGTGGAGCGGTCCCGGCCCTCGTACACGTTCTCGGCCGACTCCGCGACCTGCCATTCGGTGCGCACGTCGAGCAGGTTGACGAAGAAGTCGTTCGTCAACGCGCCCGGCCGGTCGGTGAAGACCCCGTGCGGGGCCTGCCCGGTGTTGGCGTTCAGCGCCCGCATGCCGCCGATCAGCACCGTCAGCTCGGGGGCGGTCAGGCTCAACATGTACGCCCGGTCCAGCAGCAGGGTCTCCGGCGAAAGCTTCTCCCCGGCCCGCAGGTAGTTGCGGAACCCGTCGGCCCTCGGTTCGAGGACGGCGAAGGTCTCCACGTCGGTCTGCTCCTGCGACGCGTCGGTACGCCCCGGCGCGAACGGGACCCTGATGTCGTGCCCGGCGTTCCGGGCCGCCTGCTCGAC from Plantactinospora sp. BC1 carries:
- a CDS encoding ABC transporter ATP-binding protein, which produces MRLVRTLGRAVGLAARAAPGALAVLVALTVAAAAVPVVAAWFTKGMLDELASPRPAWSALAGIVAGLLVAGLVGAVQPHLSEYVQEDLGRRASLVAQDRLYRAVNRFQGLGRFEDPDFLDRLRMAQQTGQETPGQIILTALGLVRTSVTMVGFFGMLLVVAPQMAWIVVLGAVPTFVGEVRLARRRVRTTLEITALERRETFYARLLGDVAAAKEIRLFHLGDHLRRRMRRDRTSINLLHRRMDRWTLLTQGGLALAAAGIAAAGLFWAVRSAVAGTLTVGDVSVFVAAVASVQTSLGAMATGLAVGHQHLLIFERYLDVVRAGPDLPPAGSPRPLPGLRRGIVLRDVWFRYSDDHPWILRGVDLTIPCGQAVALVGVNGAGKSTLVKLLCRFYDPTRGAILWDGVDLREVPVESLRERLSGIFQDFMHYDLTVRDNIAFGDLAVADDEPAVTRAAERAGIHTVLAGLPNGYDTMLTRLFADDSAQAGVVLSGGQWQRVALARALVRDERDLLILDEPSAGLDAEAEYEIHHRLREHRAGQTSLLISHRLGAVRDADTIVVLDGGVVIEQGDHDTLVAADGHYARLFAMQAEGYATVGAHR
- a CDS encoding S26 family signal peptidase translates to MRTALAVCGLLIATGGWVGWLRARLVVVTVEGGSMEPTLHGRDRIVVRRTPARRLRVGQIVVLEQPRPGPRPGGPTSGGGIRGRRWMIKRLAALPGDPLPPGVTVDGGAASVPAGRVVVLGDNRDASTDSRTFGPVPLDQVLGVALRRYAGGGPIIAETPHRPAGSGPPAAA
- a CDS encoding BTAD domain-containing putative transcriptional regulator, which codes for MRLTVRVLGPIEVHLPSGIHPVRGCKPVSLLTTLLSQANRSVSLDRLVAALWDAEPPRSAVANIRTYVQILRDLLRGSSVRLERESGGYLLRVTEADCDHLSFAQLVTEAYAETAGPRRTIELLERALQLWRGAEAAAGVPRHGAVGTWLNALDEQRLRAVERIAEARVAVGEPDRAVRDLDDLLAVAPLRSRAWWLKILAHHRLGEHDLALAGYRSAASVFRDELGIEPDPELTELYRSLLKWEPVAIGGEATRPAEVTPIRPTSGPAASPPAGDTIPTHDAAPAGDTIPTDDAAPTGDARPVGGAPPGRPGRQYRLVVATPRPEWYPIVHRVPEPPALVGRNEVLAELRAALLTPHRGSGARVEVVHGPPGVGTSALAQRAAHDLADAYPDGQLYLDLRGWPSGGRAGTSPIQAVLRRLSVAQSPEDVLEAGDLLRTASTGRRLLLLADNVSTPAEVRPLLSLATGCCLLITCGYPLGVIPAAQRLALRPLGVADSAELLRGMLGRERGGEELDHLAVLCGGLPLALRIAAARLIDQPTLPAAALINRLRDDRRALGELEVDDLSLRSRLVGVLRTLGAEARGAFPRLAERGEFALADAARRLGASEATTEAVLDELVRTHLMVFTQHGRYRMPRFARLLAEELRARPRYPMLAGPSSA